CGTATGCCTCTGCGGTAAAAGCGGCAAAAGACCCTTCTGCGACGGCTCCCACAAAGGATCCGGAAAATCACCCCGCCGGGTGAAAATGGACCAGCCCGGTGAAGTGATCATCTGCGGCTGCGGCAAAAGCACCAAAGGCAGCTTTTGCGACGGAACCCACCGCAACGTCTGATCACCCCTTCTCGGGCAAGGGCAATACCGTGCGACACTCCGGAAAGCGCACACACGCCAGCACGGTACGCCCCGCCTGAGGACCCTGCTTGACCTGACGACGCCCCATCGAACTGCCACACCGGGGACAAACCTTGCCCTCACTCTCCCCTCCAACCTCCTTGGGCACAACCTTCTCCGCAACCACCCGCCCAACTTCGACCGCTTCCACCTTCTCCGCAGTGCCAACAGCCGCCGTCTCCGCAACCCTGGTCGCCACGGGAGACTCCTTCCGTTCGGAACGCCCCGCTACAACCGGTTTCGCCTCCGGCAGCTTCGTGACGGGCGCAACCTCCTCCTCGTCTCCCAACAACAAATGCCGCAAAATCTCCGGCTGCTTCATGAGATCACGAGTCAAGGCCATGACCGGCAAATCGACCCTGGAAAACCAGGAAGAGGAGTCCGCAGGCAACGTACTGGCCAGATAAACCCCCATCAACGGCCTGCCGTCAAGCCGATCACAAACCAGAAAATCCAGAGCACGGGGCAAGGAGGCTTCGGCAACCGCCCGAGTCAACAACCCAGCCCACGCAGGCTGGGCATGAATGACCGCCCGTCCGCGACATACCTCGTCCAGAACCCTCCAGGCCTGCAATACCGCCTCCGGAAAAAGCGGCTGTCGCAACCTGACGGGCTTTTCACGAACACGCACCGGCCGCTGTACGAGCAATACCAAAGCGAGGCCGAGCAGAAAGAGATCGGCCAGAAGCGTCAACCAGAACATACCGTTTCACCACACGCCAGTGAATCGAACCTATGCCATCGCCACCTGCTTGGGCAGCCGGGCGAAGAGATCCCGAAAACGCGATAACCCCTTGTCCAATCGGCTGAGAAGACGCTGAACGGCCACCCGGAATTCCATGGAATTCACCGACTGATCCTCCTCGAAAGTGCGCAGGAAGGTGTGCAGCTCCTTCATGACCCGCTGGGTCTCGCCCAGACAGTGGGAACACTCCTCGATCAGCCGATCTTCCAAATCCCCCTCCACCACCTGCCCCGTTTTGACCTGATGCATGATGGTGCTCTGCTGAATGATATGGGCAAGCAGAAAGGTCTTCAGTGCCTGGAGATGGTCGAATTGCCTCGCCGGATCGGTTTCGTCATGACACTTGCGTACCAACTCCTCCAGATGCTGCTGTTCAGGGGTCACCTGCTCGCTGTTGGACATGTTCGTCTCTCCGTTCCATTCCAGCCAAGTATGAGGGCCTCTTTTTTGGTAAGGTTTTTTTTATCGGAGTGTACCAGGAAGTTTGGGGGAATTGAATCGTTAACCGTCCGACAATTTCAATAAAAATGGGTGACAGCCGGTTACCCGAACCGGCTGTCACCCGAGGAGTCAGATTTCCGTGGCGGGAAAGGGGGAGGGAGTGGTCTCCGGAACGCTGGAATCGGAGAGTCTGCCATGGAGTTCACCCAAACGCAGAGCAGCATTGCGCAGCAGCCGCAAAGCCATGCCCGGCCCACGGGAGAGAAGATTGGTCACTTCCATTTCCGTCAGGGGCAGCAGCCGGGTGCGCTCGCAGGCCACGGCGGTGCAAAAGCGTACCTTGTCGTGGGTGAACAGGGAGAGGTCGTCCAGGATGTCCCCCTCTTCGATCATGGCCACCAGGCGGCGATTGCCTTCGGGCGACTCGCGGGTCAGTTCGACGGAGCCCTGAAGCACCATATACAGGTTTTCGGATGTCTCGCCTTGACGGAAGATCACTTCGCCGGTGCGGAAAGGCAGACCAACCTCATGGGCGGGAGGCTCCTCGACGCCGGATTCCTCGGGGTGGAGGGAAACCAGCTTCGGCAGCGCATCGCGCGTCTCCTTGGGCAGCATGAAACCCTTCTGGTTCATGGCCGTGAGGATCATGGTCACCGCCTGATCGGGGGTGAAGAGGTCGGTGTTGATCTCCATTTCGTAGAAATGGTGCATCGAAGGATGCCGCTCGAAAATGGAACGCACGAAGGCATTGCGTTCGTTATTCTTCTCCTGAATGAGTTCCCGGGCTTTTTTCTCGGAGATTTGCATGCGGCTCATGACCCGCTTGGTGCAAACCGGCAGAGAGCCGTCGAGGGCGACCCGGAAGATGGGTCGGCTGGTGGCCAGCAGATGGGCTCCCCGGCCCAGAACCACGCCGCCGGTGCGCTGAATGTTTTCCATGATCTTGGGCAGAAGGTGCAGCAGTTCCGCGTTGCCCCCCTTGCCCAGCAGCCCGTAGAGCAGCTCATCCCAGGCGTGAATGGGTTTCTCGTACAGGGCTTCCAGGAGGTGGCGGTCGGCATGGGACTGCCGGCAGAGGACATTGAGCAACTCCCGGTCGTAGTAGCCGACATTGAGATACTTGGCCAGAAGATGGCCGATTTCCATGCCGGGTGTCCCGTAGGTACGGGAAATGGTGACCACGGGAACGGAGGGAAGCTTCTCCTCATCGTGGATAGTGGAATAGACATCCGCCTCGACAATGGAGGCCATGTGGGCAATGGCGCCAAGGGCTTGCATTCTGGTTCTCCTTCACGACTCGGTTGATCAGGCTTGTGCTTGCAGGAATCCGGTCTGCTGCATGGCCAGAATGGTCAGTTGCACCATCTCCTCCCTGGAGAAGGACTCCGCGTTGAGGACCAGATCATAATAGGTGCTGGTCGTGGGAAAGGCCTGATAGATCTCCCGAACTTTTTCGATGCGCGCCCGATTGGTCTCCTCCACCTCCCGACGGCTTTCCTTGAGGGAAGTGCCTTCGGCTTCGGAGAGCGCTTTGGCGCAGAAGGTGTTGCCCGCCTCGACCTTGAGGCGGAATACCCGGTGGTTGGCCAGGATCAGATGGGCTCCTGCGCCAATGAGGATGCCTCCGTGATCCGCTTTCTCGACCACCACCTTGACCAGATGCAGCAACCGGTTGCGCTGTTTGGGCCTCTCGATGGTGGTATGTTCCACGATCCAGTCGCCCATGCCCTCCAGCCAGTTGTCGTGTTTGGTTTTGCCGTTACCTCCGGCGGCCAGCCCTTCGTCCACCAGCCGTTCCAGTTCGGGTTCGTCGGTGCAGGGCATGTCGAGGTAACGGGCCAGCAAGGCTCCAACCGCTTCCCGTCC
This DNA window, taken from Magnetococcales bacterium, encodes the following:
- a CDS encoding cytidylate kinase family protein, encoding MAKTDPAAKSTTQEPLVITISGEHGSGREAVGALLARYLDMPCTDEPELERLVDEGLAAGGNGKTKHDNWLEGMGDWIVEHTTIERPKQRNRLLHLVKVVVEKADHGGILIGAGAHLILANHRVFRLKVEAGNTFCAKALSEAEGTSLKESRREVEETNRARIEKVREIYQAFPTTSTYYDLVLNAESFSREEMVQLTILAMQQTGFLQAQA
- a CDS encoding cytidylate kinase family protein, with protein sequence MQALGAIAHMASIVEADVYSTIHDEEKLPSVPVVTISRTYGTPGMEIGHLLAKYLNVGYYDRELLNVLCRQSHADRHLLEALYEKPIHAWDELLYGLLGKGGNAELLHLLPKIMENIQRTGGVVLGRGAHLLATSRPIFRVALDGSLPVCTKRVMSRMQISEKKARELIQEKNNERNAFVRSIFERHPSMHHFYEMEINTDLFTPDQAVTMILTAMNQKGFMLPKETRDALPKLVSLHPEESGVEEPPAHEVGLPFRTGEVIFRQGETSENLYMVLQGSVELTRESPEGNRRLVAMIEEGDILDDLSLFTHDKVRFCTAVACERTRLLPLTEMEVTNLLSRGPGMALRLLRNAALRLGELHGRLSDSSVPETTPSPFPATEI
- a CDS encoding topoisomerase DNA-binding C4 zinc finger domain-containing protein, with product MFWLTLLADLFLLGLALVLLVQRPVRVREKPVRLRQPLFPEAVLQAWRVLDEVCRGRAVIHAQPAWAGLLTRAVAEASLPRALDFLVCDRLDGRPLMGVYLASTLPADSSSWFSRVDLPVMALTRDLMKQPEILRHLLLGDEEEVAPVTKLPEAKPVVAGRSERKESPVATRVAETAAVGTAEKVEAVEVGRVVAEKVVPKEVGGESEGKVCPRCGSSMGRRQVKQGPQAGRTVLACVRFPECRTVLPLPEKG
- a CDS encoding CDGSH iron-sulfur domain-containing protein, with amino-acid sequence MSGPIVLELDSGEHYVCLCGKSGKRPFCDGSHKGSGKSPRRVKMDQPGEVIICGCGKSTKGSFCDGTHRNV